A window of the Mucilaginibacter sp. cycad4 genome harbors these coding sequences:
- a CDS encoding DUF5000 domain-containing lipoprotein yields METMKLRAAFWIWLLAIIITGCKQETLNKPTITNNNAPGVVTNVQVQNQNGKASLTYSLPGDNDLFYVKAVYETSPGKTREVIASRYTNTLTVDGFGDTLAHVIKLYAVNSSEKVSAPVSVTANPLTPPYLLAYRSLKITPTFGGFNIACDNISQDNLVIVPMVDTANNGLYIQTKGMDNVYSSSISIKAAVRGQPAIERKYAFFVRDRFLNKSDTLFLKLTPFYEEQFSKSDWSTYVLPGDATNLYSYTDVTKIFDGNFTGGWPNCLFTVESAGSPQMVTIDLGKQRVFSRFILNPFIEIGNVYYVRGNLRDFEIWGSNSPNVNGALDASWTKLLTCNIVKPSGSPSGTETAADYKYAHDGWGFDFPAGLSAYRYIRIRSLRNWTGSYFMSISEFTMFGK; encoded by the coding sequence ATGGAAACAATGAAATTACGAGCTGCTTTCTGGATCTGGTTATTAGCAATAATAATAACAGGCTGTAAGCAGGAAACACTTAATAAACCTACTATAACCAATAATAATGCGCCCGGGGTTGTTACCAATGTGCAGGTGCAAAACCAAAATGGCAAAGCCAGTTTAACATATAGCCTGCCGGGTGATAATGATCTGTTTTACGTAAAAGCTGTTTATGAAACTTCTCCTGGTAAAACACGTGAGGTAATAGCATCACGCTATACCAATACCTTAACTGTTGATGGCTTTGGTGATACATTGGCGCATGTGATAAAGCTTTACGCTGTAAATTCAAGCGAAAAGGTTTCGGCACCTGTTAGTGTTACAGCAAACCCGTTAACTCCTCCATATCTTCTTGCTTACCGGTCGCTTAAAATAACTCCTACTTTTGGCGGTTTTAACATTGCTTGTGATAACATCAGTCAGGACAACCTGGTTATTGTGCCAATGGTTGACACCGCTAACAATGGCTTATATATACAGACAAAAGGGATGGACAATGTTTACAGCAGCAGTATTTCAATAAAGGCTGCTGTAAGAGGGCAGCCGGCTATTGAGCGTAAGTACGCATTTTTTGTGCGGGATAGGTTTTTAAATAAGTCCGACACTTTGTTTTTAAAGCTCACACCGTTTTATGAGGAACAGTTTTCAAAATCGGATTGGTCAACTTATGTTTTGCCTGGTGATGCCACCAACCTGTATTCATATACCGATGTAACCAAAATTTTTGATGGAAACTTTACCGGCGGCTGGCCAAATTGTCTCTTTACAGTTGAGAGCGCCGGCAGCCCGCAAATGGTAACGATCGATCTTGGTAAGCAACGGGTATTCAGCCGTTTTATCCTTAATCCTTTCATTGAGATAGGTAATGTGTACTATGTAAGGGGGAATCTGCGTGATTTTGAGATCTGGGGGTCGAACTCGCCGAATGTGAACGGTGCACTTGATGCTTCATGGACAAAATTGTTAACCTGTAATATTGTAAAACCATCTGGTTCGCCTTCAGGTACAGAAACCGCTGCCGATTACAAATATGCACATGATGGATGGGGTTTTGATTTCCCGGCCGGGTTAAGTGCTTACAGGTACATCAGAATCAGGAGTTTGCGTAACTGGACAGGTTCATACTTCATGAGTATCAGTGAATTTACCATGTTTGGAAAGTAG
- a CDS encoding DUF4998 domain-containing protein translates to MKLYKITSYYLLVLAAFIMSACTKMDDYKKKYEPNGAIIYPGKMDSVQVFSGRNRVLLTGLFTSDPKIVKYRVYWNSKQDSIETPVTRTPGVDTAKLFIPNLPEGTMTFEVRTFDNGGHISVPVTLAANVYGSLYQSSLINRGIIGVKLQTDGSALINWADVNADDGLVSIELKYTDAANKQRDTIIVSQPTGLSTSLPKFNAGKALSYRTGFKPNKTAIDTFYVDYTDQKVIDVTNAYLSNTGPFQRNTFDGRWGTLAAPWITNAAAKNKDGGTNGGYSSDGGGTINWETWNNTPVVNGIVYQATSSPLSAGSYTVSFDAYSEVQSNSSVYCVAAAGGNGIPILADLSTALGSVNMYNGAKAGTTSPSSRDVKTFTFTLSSPQVVSIGFLGNLVGNGNPGNYFTVFNIKLFKN, encoded by the coding sequence ATGAAATTATATAAAATAACATCATACTATCTGTTGGTGCTGGCTGCTTTCATTATGAGCGCCTGTACTAAAATGGATGATTATAAAAAGAAATATGAGCCCAATGGGGCAATTATATACCCGGGTAAAATGGATTCGGTACAGGTATTTTCGGGCAGGAACCGCGTTTTGCTAACCGGCCTGTTTACATCCGATCCTAAAATTGTGAAATACCGGGTATACTGGAATAGTAAACAGGATTCGATAGAAACGCCGGTTACCCGTACACCGGGGGTTGATACGGCTAAATTGTTTATACCTAATTTACCCGAAGGTACAATGACCTTCGAAGTCCGCACTTTTGATAATGGAGGGCATATTTCCGTGCCGGTTACATTAGCTGCCAACGTATATGGTAGTCTTTACCAAAGTTCACTTATCAACCGGGGTATAATCGGGGTCAAATTACAAACAGATGGATCGGCCTTAATTAACTGGGCGGATGTGAATGCCGATGACGGATTGGTTTCAATAGAACTCAAATACACCGATGCTGCCAACAAACAACGTGATACAATAATTGTATCGCAGCCAACTGGTTTAAGCACATCCCTGCCTAAATTTAACGCTGGAAAAGCGCTTAGTTACCGTACAGGTTTTAAACCCAATAAAACGGCTATTGATACTTTTTATGTAGATTACACAGATCAGAAAGTAATCGATGTAACCAATGCTTACCTATCAAACACAGGGCCTTTTCAAAGAAATACCTTTGACGGGCGTTGGGGAACGCTTGCTGCGCCATGGATAACCAACGCGGCAGCCAAAAACAAAGATGGCGGTACCAATGGGGGCTATAGCTCCGATGGCGGGGGCACTATTAACTGGGAAACATGGAATAATACGCCTGTTGTAAACGGCATAGTGTACCAGGCTACATCTTCGCCGCTGTCGGCAGGAAGTTATACTGTGTCATTTGATGCCTATTCGGAAGTTCAATCAAATTCATCGGTTTATTGTGTCGCAGCTGCCGGAGGTAACGGCATCCCGATACTTGCAGACCTTTCAACAGCGCTGGGGTCTGTAAATATGTATAACGGCGCAAAGGCAGGTACAACCAGTCCGAGTTCAAGGGATGTGAAAACTTTCACGTTTACACTTTCTTCGCCACAGGTGGTATCCATTGGATTTCTGGGTAACCTGGTTGGTAACGGAAACCCGGGTAATTATTTTACGGTGTTTAATATTAAACTGTTTAAAAATTAA
- a CDS encoding MFS transporter encodes MNKLIYIMAFGAFGIITTEFGVIGILPDLVKEFHISIDTAGWLLSAFALTVALAGPFTNMLTARLNRKFVMCLVLGIFVISNLLSAIAPNFTILMIARILPAFLHPVFWAVSMTAAAKQAGPKDAPKAISIVMAGLSVATVLGVPLTTYMADLFNWRASFILSAVINLLAFGALTLFAPSMPVNEEQASPKSQVKLLRSAHLWVKLLASTIILAGMFATYGYLAEYLDKVSRMSGAQISIMLLVFGGTGIAGNWLMGIALSKNVTLTTRLFLLSLVATHILAYLFGGNFIPMVIILSVWGFIHTGGFLAANIQLTHGIQEPALDFVNSLLPSFFNAGITLGTLLGGFVIAHYGIHQVIWMTVPLLLLAFGMSFITSNAKQKAASAQIEEVPEGEPVQVAIYE; translated from the coding sequence ATGAATAAATTAATCTACATTATGGCCTTTGGCGCCTTCGGTATCATAACCACGGAGTTCGGAGTTATCGGCATCCTGCCTGACCTGGTAAAAGAATTTCATATTTCGATTGATACAGCAGGCTGGCTGCTTAGCGCCTTTGCATTAACTGTGGCGCTTGCGGGGCCATTTACCAATATGCTTACGGCGCGTCTTAACCGAAAATTTGTGATGTGCCTGGTATTGGGGATCTTTGTTATTTCTAACCTGTTATCGGCAATAGCGCCAAACTTTACAATACTTATGATAGCCCGAATTTTACCGGCATTTCTGCACCCGGTATTCTGGGCTGTATCCATGACTGCCGCTGCAAAACAGGCGGGGCCGAAAGATGCACCAAAAGCTATCTCCATAGTAATGGCCGGACTTAGCGTTGCTACCGTACTGGGGGTGCCATTAACCACCTATATGGCAGATCTTTTTAATTGGAGGGCATCTTTTATCTTATCAGCCGTTATTAACTTATTGGCCTTTGGTGCGCTGACGCTGTTTGCACCGTCAATGCCGGTTAATGAAGAGCAGGCAAGCCCCAAAAGCCAGGTAAAGCTGCTGCGGAGTGCACACTTATGGGTTAAGCTGCTGGCTTCAACCATTATACTGGCGGGCATGTTTGCCACCTATGGTTATCTTGCCGAATACCTGGATAAGGTTTCGCGTATGAGCGGGGCCCAAATTAGCATCATGTTACTGGTATTTGGAGGTACAGGGATAGCAGGCAACTGGCTTATGGGTATAGCGCTCAGTAAAAACGTAACGCTTACAACGCGGCTGTTTCTACTTTCATTGGTTGCAACCCATATCCTGGCCTATCTATTCGGTGGGAACTTTATTCCAATGGTTATTATCCTTTCGGTTTGGGGATTTATACATACCGGAGGATTTCTGGCGGCCAACATACAGCTTACCCATGGCATTCAGGAACCAGCGCTTGATTTTGTAAACAGCCTGCTTCCCTCCTTTTTTAACGCAGGTATTACATTGGGCACACTATTGGGCGGTTTTGTGATTGCCCACTATGGCATTCACCAGGTAATATGGATGACAGTACCGCTGCTTTTACTTGCATTTGGTATGAGCTTTATCACCTCAAATGCTAAGCAAAAAGCGGCGTCGGCGCAAATTGAAGAAGTACCGGAGGGTGAACCTGTACAGGTAGCCATTTATGAATAA
- a CDS encoding helix-turn-helix transcriptional regulator: MDNKKIEKISRALSDANRIAILQQFKKRKDCLYCAEVNDLLDLTQPSVSHHLKQLVDADLLLSQKEGRNLKYVLNQQVLDEYIACLNELKS; the protein is encoded by the coding sequence ATGGACAACAAAAAAATAGAGAAAATATCCAGGGCGCTGAGCGATGCAAACCGGATAGCTATTTTACAACAGTTTAAAAAAAGGAAGGACTGCCTTTACTGCGCAGAGGTAAATGATCTGCTTGACCTTACGCAGCCCTCCGTATCACACCATCTTAAACAGCTGGTTGACGCCGATTTATTGCTATCACAAAAAGAAGGCCGCAACCTTAAATATGTATTGAATCAACAAGTGCTTGACGAGTACATTGCCTGTCTGAACGAATTGAAAAGTTAA
- a CDS encoding Lrp/AsnC family transcriptional regulator, with protein sequence MLNQLDETDIRILQLLQENARLTGQEIGLKLNKTTTPINNRIRSLQERGYIKKYVAVLDHEKLELDFMTFTHVQLKDHSQHSLSHFESEIIKLPEVLECYHLTGDFDFILKVTVKDRKEYYDFLMNRLFAVVAIGKVETKLVMKAAKTETALPIGKQ encoded by the coding sequence ATGCTTAATCAACTCGACGAAACAGATATCCGCATACTCCAGCTGTTGCAGGAAAATGCACGGCTTACCGGCCAGGAAATAGGCCTTAAGCTTAACAAAACCACTACCCCTATCAATAACCGCATCCGCTCATTGCAGGAACGCGGCTATATCAAAAAGTATGTTGCGGTACTTGATCATGAAAAGCTTGAGCTGGATTTCATGACTTTTACCCATGTGCAACTGAAAGACCACAGTCAGCACAGCTTAAGCCATTTTGAAAGCGAGATCATTAAACTCCCCGAGGTGCTGGAATGCTATCACCTCACCGGCGATTTTGACTTCATCCTTAAGGTTACCGTAAAAGATCGCAAAGAGTACTATGATTTTTTGATGAACCGACTTTTCGCGGTGGTCGCCATTGGCAAGGTAGAAACCAAGCTGGTGATGAAAGCTGCGAAAACAGAAACTGCACTGCCAATCGGCAAGCAGTAA
- a CDS encoding NAD-dependent epimerase/dehydratase family protein — translation MKHDKNQPLPVILVTGARGQIGTELVAALRNVYGRKQVIATDLHDAAAIPDLERPYHQLNVLDKDELENLVATYGVTQIYHLAATLSAKGEESPLKAWHLNMQSLLNVLETAKDHKLDKVFWPSSIAVFGPSTARKISPQDAVLDPQTVYGISKEAGEQWCAYYREHYGLDVRSLRYPGLISYSAPAGGGTTDYAVAIFHEALQNGSYECYLNLDTALPMMYMDDAVRATLELMNAPVEALKERGAYNIGALSFTPAELAIELKKHLPDFTINYNADKRQSIANSWPAGVDDTEARSDWNWRPEYDLVTMTAEMLDHLTPVYKNNSNTAPVN, via the coding sequence ATGAAACACGACAAAAATCAACCATTACCGGTAATCCTTGTTACCGGCGCCCGCGGACAGATCGGTACGGAACTGGTTGCCGCTTTAAGGAACGTTTATGGCCGGAAACAGGTAATTGCCACCGACTTGCATGATGCTGCAGCAATCCCGGATTTAGAGCGGCCATATCATCAGTTAAATGTATTGGATAAAGATGAGCTGGAAAACCTGGTTGCTACCTATGGTGTAACTCAAATTTATCATCTGGCAGCTACCTTATCAGCCAAAGGAGAAGAGTCTCCGCTAAAGGCATGGCACCTGAATATGCAAAGCCTGCTTAATGTATTGGAAACAGCTAAAGATCATAAATTAGATAAAGTGTTCTGGCCAAGTAGTATAGCTGTATTTGGGCCATCAACAGCACGCAAAATTAGTCCGCAGGATGCTGTACTTGATCCGCAAACGGTTTATGGTATCAGCAAGGAGGCCGGCGAACAATGGTGTGCCTATTACAGGGAGCATTACGGGTTGGATGTACGCAGCCTGCGTTACCCCGGATTAATTAGTTACAGCGCCCCGGCTGGAGGTGGTACTACAGACTATGCGGTAGCTATATTTCACGAAGCTTTGCAGAATGGATCTTACGAATGCTACCTGAACCTCGATACTGCATTACCTATGATGTATATGGATGACGCAGTAAGGGCTACGCTTGAACTGATGAACGCCCCGGTGGAAGCACTCAAAGAACGCGGGGCATATAATATTGGCGCTCTAAGCTTTACACCTGCCGAACTTGCCATAGAGCTGAAAAAGCACCTGCCAGATTTTACCATTAACTATAACGCAGACAAGCGCCAGTCCATTGCAAACTCATGGCCGGCCGGTGTCGATGATACCGAGGCGAGGAGCGACTGGAACTGGCGTCCTGAATATGATCTTGTTACTATGACTGCAGAAATGCTTGATCATCTTACACCTGTTTATAAAAATAACAGCAATACTGCTCCAGTGAATTAA
- a CDS encoding RNA polymerase sigma factor RpoD/SigA — translation MRDLNITQSITARDAASLEKYFSDIVREPTINAEEEVLLAGKIRQGDLSALHKLVKANLRFVVSVAKKYQHQGMPMGDLISEGNLGLLEAAKRFDETRGFKFISYAVWWIRQRIMEALLDKTRMIRLPANQVDMIVHVNRATGVLEQQLERLPVQDEIAAFLETAEWKVKEALHAAPFTHSYDKANTPGNDGYSLLDRLHTDEPGIEGLLEAFQLKQQLDDLLSKLNNVERSVILYHYGLDGHSELSAPEIGNRLGVSAERVRQLRNRAIDKLRENADLQRLEL, via the coding sequence ATGAGAGACCTGAATATTACCCAATCAATCACTGCCCGGGATGCTGCTTCGCTGGAGAAGTATTTTAGTGATATTGTTCGTGAGCCAACTATCAATGCGGAAGAAGAAGTTCTGTTAGCCGGGAAGATCAGGCAGGGAGATCTGTCGGCTTTGCATAAGTTGGTAAAGGCCAATTTGCGTTTTGTGGTTTCTGTGGCAAAAAAATATCAGCACCAGGGCATGCCCATGGGCGACCTGATAAGCGAAGGTAACTTGGGTTTACTTGAAGCCGCGAAACGGTTTGACGAAACCCGCGGCTTCAAGTTTATATCATATGCAGTTTGGTGGATCAGGCAGCGAATCATGGAAGCTCTCCTTGATAAAACGCGGATGATCCGCCTGCCTGCCAACCAGGTGGATATGATAGTACATGTTAACAGGGCAACAGGCGTTTTGGAGCAACAACTTGAACGACTGCCTGTTCAGGATGAGATCGCCGCATTCCTGGAAACTGCTGAATGGAAAGTAAAAGAAGCTTTGCATGCAGCTCCCTTTACTCATTCGTATGATAAAGCCAATACGCCCGGCAATGACGGATATAGCCTGCTTGATCGTTTACATACTGATGAACCCGGAATAGAGGGCCTTTTGGAAGCATTCCAACTTAAACAACAGCTTGATGATTTGCTCAGCAAGCTAAACAATGTCGAACGATCTGTTATATTGTATCATTATGGCCTTGATGGGCACAGCGAGCTCTCAGCCCCCGAAATCGGTAACCGGCTCGGTGTTAGCGCGGAAAGGGTGAGGCAGCTAAGAAACCGGGCAATTGATAAGCTTAGGGAAAATGCTGATTTGCAAAGGCTTGAACTTTAA
- a CDS encoding beta-galactosidase, translating to MKKILLSLLLLTLITSQVFSQAKHSFKIADGNFIYDGKPIQIHSGEMHFARIPKAYWKQRLQMLRAMGMNAVATYVFWNHHEVSPGVWDFKTDNRDIREFVKTAQQEGLMVILRPGPYACAEWEFGGYPWWLQNDKQLVIRSKNDRFLDSCKTYINKLMGQVKDLQITHGGPIIMVQAENEFGSYVAQRKDVPLADHKIYSAAIKDLLLKAGVDVPLFTSDGDWLFEGGVIKGALPTANGEGDTKNLKKLINQYNDGKGPYMVAEYYPGWLDHWGEKFEKVSETSVVKDLEKYLKDTVSFNIYMAHGGTNFGFTSGANYDKEHQIQPDITSYDYDAPISEAGWVTPKFTAIRNLMKKYAAYAIPEVPVQVPVIQIPAIKLTKTADLLEMAKDQQAVESDTPQTFETLNQGHGYVLYSRKFTQPISGTLNLEGVRDYATIYINGEKVAELNRQSNKFSCPINIPFNARLDILVENLGRINYGGEIIHNLKGIISPVKIDDHEITGNWQMYKLPMDKVPALGAGTTNTISHPTLYQGTFDLTKLGDTFLDMKNWGKGIVFVNGINIGRYWKIGPQQTLYLPGCWLKKGTNSIVVFDQLNDIQQTEITTVTMPVLDGPVSK from the coding sequence ATGAAAAAAATACTTCTCTCTTTATTACTGTTAACCCTCATTACCTCACAGGTTTTTAGCCAGGCGAAACATAGTTTTAAAATTGCTGATGGTAATTTTATTTATGATGGAAAACCTATCCAAATCCACTCGGGCGAAATGCATTTTGCAAGAATTCCTAAAGCTTACTGGAAGCAACGCCTGCAAATGCTTCGTGCAATGGGCATGAACGCGGTTGCCACTTACGTTTTCTGGAACCATCATGAAGTTAGTCCTGGTGTATGGGATTTTAAAACTGATAATCGCGATATCCGCGAGTTTGTAAAAACCGCACAGCAGGAGGGCTTAATGGTGATATTAAGGCCGGGCCCTTACGCTTGTGCCGAATGGGAATTTGGCGGCTATCCCTGGTGGCTCCAAAATGATAAGCAATTGGTTATCCGCAGCAAAAACGATCGCTTCCTTGATTCATGCAAAACTTACATTAATAAATTGATGGGGCAGGTTAAAGATCTGCAAATAACCCATGGCGGGCCGATAATTATGGTTCAGGCCGAAAATGAATTTGGATCATATGTAGCCCAGCGTAAGGATGTGCCGCTTGCCGATCATAAAATTTATAGCGCAGCTATAAAAGATCTGCTTTTAAAAGCCGGCGTTGATGTGCCATTGTTTACTTCAGATGGCGACTGGCTGTTTGAAGGCGGCGTAATTAAAGGGGCATTGCCAACTGCCAATGGCGAAGGTGATACCAAAAATCTGAAGAAACTCATTAACCAATATAACGACGGTAAAGGCCCTTATATGGTGGCCGAATACTATCCCGGCTGGCTTGACCATTGGGGCGAAAAATTTGAAAAAGTATCGGAAACCTCGGTAGTTAAAGACCTGGAGAAGTACCTGAAAGATACCGTATCATTTAATATATACATGGCGCACGGTGGCACCAACTTTGGTTTCACAAGCGGTGCCAATTATGACAAGGAACATCAAATTCAGCCAGATATTACCAGCTATGATTATGACGCTCCTATCAGTGAGGCAGGATGGGTAACTCCCAAGTTTACAGCTATCCGCAACCTAATGAAAAAGTATGCAGCCTATGCTATTCCGGAAGTGCCTGTGCAGGTCCCTGTGATCCAGATCCCGGCTATTAAGCTTACCAAAACGGCCGATTTGCTGGAAATGGCGAAAGATCAGCAGGCGGTAGAAAGCGATACTCCGCAAACATTTGAAACGCTTAACCAGGGCCATGGCTATGTATTATACAGCCGTAAATTTACCCAGCCCATCAGCGGCACTTTAAACCTGGAAGGTGTGCGGGATTATGCTACTATATATATAAATGGTGAAAAAGTTGCGGAGCTTAACAGGCAAAGTAACAAATTCAGCTGCCCTATAAACATTCCGTTTAATGCGCGTTTGGATATTTTGGTTGAAAACCTTGGCCGGATCAATTACGGAGGCGAGATCATTCACAATCTTAAAGGAATTATCAGCCCGGTGAAGATTGACGATCATGAAATTACCGGCAACTGGCAAATGTATAAGCTGCCTATGGATAAAGTACCGGCGCTCGGGGCAGGCACAACGAACACAATCAGCCATCCAACACTTTATCAGGGAACATTTGACCTTACTAAGCTGGGGGATACCTTTTTAGACATGAAGAATTGGGGCAAGGGCATAGTATTCGTAAACGGGATCAACATTGGCCGCTATTGGAAAATTGGCCCGCAGCAAACGCTTTATTTGCCAGGCTGCTGGCTTAAAAAGGGTACAAACAGTATCGTTGTATTTGATCAACTGAATGATATCCAACAAACTGAGATAACTACGGTAACCATGCCTGTATTAGACGGCCCGGTAAGTAAATAA
- a CDS encoding cellulase family glycosylhydrolase, translated as MKRTFLLKPVFLIAIVLISFFSCKKTNNAPPELTVNQTAITFTPQGGTQDFSISCNATWNIVNPGSTWLQLSTTSGNSGSIVIHIKTLSENGTGSTRSSTLTINSSNGQARTLKVSQTSNLFPNYNTSPIAPDATGMSSNAVQLAAKIKLGWNIGNTLEASGGETGWGNPLITEDYVKFVKQQGFNAIRLPCAWNMGHLSNTATAQIDPNWLKRVKEVVGYCVNNDMYVLLNIHWDGGWLENNITQVKQDSVNAKQKAFWEQIATAMRDFDEHLMFASANEPAADDAAATAILSTYHQTFINAVRSTGGKNAYRVLVLQGPSTNMEKTSDFMTTLPQDQATAKLMVEVHYYSPFQFCCLLDNDASWGKMFYYWGTGHHSAIEPERNATWGEEADVDASFNLMKTKFVDKGIPVLLGEYGAYRRDNTAHVPLDLPTHESSVDYWNTYVTKQAKTRGMLPFYWDTGGALDRRNYTVKDQRTITAIKQGAN; from the coding sequence ATGAAAAGAACATTTTTGTTAAAACCAGTATTTTTAATAGCAATTGTATTGATTTCGTTTTTTTCGTGTAAAAAAACGAATAACGCCCCGCCAGAACTTACTGTAAACCAAACAGCAATAACTTTTACACCCCAAGGCGGTACGCAGGATTTTTCTATTTCCTGTAATGCAACATGGAATATCGTTAATCCAGGCTCCACCTGGCTGCAGTTAAGCACTACCTCAGGCAACAGCGGCAGTATCGTTATTCATATCAAAACGTTATCAGAAAACGGTACAGGATCAACCCGTTCCAGTACCTTAACCATAAACTCCTCAAACGGACAGGCACGAACCTTAAAGGTATCTCAAACATCTAACCTTTTTCCCAACTACAATACATCGCCAATCGCCCCTGATGCAACCGGGATGAGCAGCAACGCCGTTCAGCTCGCCGCGAAGATCAAACTGGGGTGGAATATTGGTAATACGCTTGAAGCCTCTGGCGGCGAAACAGGCTGGGGCAACCCGCTGATCACCGAAGATTATGTAAAATTTGTAAAACAGCAAGGATTTAATGCCATACGCCTTCCCTGTGCCTGGAACATGGGGCATTTAAGTAATACGGCAACTGCGCAAATAGATCCAAACTGGCTAAAAAGGGTAAAAGAAGTTGTGGGCTATTGCGTAAACAATGATATGTATGTGTTGCTGAACATCCATTGGGATGGTGGCTGGCTTGAAAATAACATTACCCAAGTCAAACAGGACTCTGTTAACGCTAAACAAAAGGCATTTTGGGAACAAATTGCAACGGCTATGCGCGATTTTGACGAACACCTTATGTTTGCCAGCGCCAATGAGCCGGCTGCAGATGATGCCGCGGCAACAGCAATACTTTCTACCTATCATCAAACCTTTATCAATGCGGTTCGATCAACCGGTGGTAAAAACGCCTACCGTGTATTGGTACTCCAGGGCCCTTCTACTAATATGGAAAAAACGAGTGATTTTATGACTACTCTTCCGCAAGACCAGGCTACGGCCAAGTTGATGGTTGAGGTGCATTACTACTCTCCATTTCAATTCTGCTGCCTGCTGGACAATGATGCGAGCTGGGGTAAAATGTTTTATTACTGGGGTACGGGGCACCACTCGGCCATCGAACCTGAACGAAACGCTACCTGGGGCGAAGAAGCCGATGTCGACGCCTCATTCAACCTGATGAAGACAAAATTCGTTGACAAGGGAATTCCTGTTCTTTTAGGTGAATACGGCGCCTACAGGCGCGACAACACAGCACATGTTCCTTTAGATTTGCCAACACACGAAAGTTCGGTAGACTATTGGAATACCTATGTTACAAAACAAGCGAAAACCCGTGGCATGCTGCCATTTTATTGGGATACAGGCGGCGCTCTGGACAGAAGAAATTATACTGTAAAAGATCAGCGTACGATAACCGCTATCAAACAAGGAGCAAATTAA